The following proteins come from a genomic window of Gottfriedia acidiceleris:
- the uvrB gene encoding excinuclease ABC subunit UvrB, translating into MEQEFEVVSNYSPQGDQPNAIKQLVDGIKNGKKHQVLLGATGTGKTFTISNVIKEVGKPTLVFAHNKTLAGQLYSELKEFFPNNAVEYFVSYYDYFQPEAYVPQTDTYIEKDSSINDEIDKLRHSATSSLFERKDVIIVASVSCIYGLGSPEEYRELVCSLRIGMEISRDDLLHKLVDIQYARNDIDFSRGTFRVRGDVVEIFPASRDEHCIRVEFFGDEIERIREVDALTGEILGDREHVAIFPASHFVTREEKMKIAIKNIEVELEERLKEMRDNGKLLEAQRLEQRTRYDLEMMNEMGFCSGIENYSRHLTLRPPGSTPYTLLDYFPEDFLMVIDESHVTVPQIRGMFNGDQARKQVLVDHGFRLPSALDNRPLKFAEFEDKVQQTIYVTATPGPYELDLCPEKVEQIIRPTGLLDPTIDVRPIEGQIDDLIDEVRNRIAKNERVLITTLTKKMSEDLTDYLKEIGIKVNYLHSEIKTLERIEIIRDLRLGKYDVLIGINLLREGIDIPEVSLVVILDADKEGFLRSERSLIQTIGRAARNSNGHVIMYADKMTNSMDIAINETKRRREIQEEYNKKHGITPKTIIKQVRDVIRATSVAEEEEVYENGISAKYKKMNKKERHLFIQSIEMEMKDAAKALDFERATELRDLILELKSER; encoded by the coding sequence ATGGAGCAGGAATTCGAGGTAGTTTCTAATTATTCACCTCAGGGTGACCAGCCAAATGCGATTAAGCAGTTAGTTGATGGTATTAAAAATGGTAAAAAGCATCAAGTTTTATTAGGTGCGACAGGTACGGGAAAAACGTTTACCATTTCAAATGTAATTAAAGAAGTAGGAAAACCAACATTAGTATTTGCTCACAATAAAACATTAGCAGGGCAATTATATAGTGAATTAAAAGAGTTTTTTCCTAATAATGCAGTTGAGTATTTCGTTAGTTACTATGATTATTTTCAGCCAGAAGCTTATGTACCTCAAACGGATACTTATATTGAAAAAGATTCAAGTATTAATGATGAAATTGATAAATTACGTCACTCTGCGACTTCCTCCCTATTTGAACGTAAGGATGTCATTATTGTAGCGAGTGTTTCTTGTATTTACGGTTTAGGTTCTCCTGAAGAATATCGTGAGTTAGTTTGTTCTCTTCGTATTGGAATGGAAATTAGTAGAGACGACCTATTACATAAACTAGTAGATATTCAGTATGCGCGTAATGATATTGACTTCTCACGTGGTACATTCCGAGTTCGTGGTGATGTTGTTGAAATATTCCCGGCATCACGTGATGAGCACTGTATTCGTGTAGAATTTTTTGGTGATGAAATTGAGAGAATTAGAGAAGTGGATGCATTAACAGGCGAAATTTTAGGTGATCGTGAACACGTTGCAATTTTCCCGGCTTCTCACTTCGTTACACGTGAAGAAAAAATGAAAATTGCTATTAAAAATATTGAAGTTGAGTTAGAAGAACGATTAAAGGAAATGAGAGATAACGGTAAGTTGCTAGAAGCTCAAAGGCTTGAACAACGAACTAGATATGATTTAGAAATGATGAACGAGATGGGATTTTGTTCAGGAATTGAAAACTATTCCCGTCATCTGACGCTGAGACCACCTGGTTCTACGCCTTATACATTATTAGACTATTTTCCAGAAGATTTCTTAATGGTAATTGACGAATCACATGTTACAGTTCCACAAATCCGAGGAATGTTTAATGGTGACCAAGCTCGAAAGCAAGTATTAGTAGATCATGGATTCCGTCTGCCTTCAGCATTGGATAATCGACCTTTAAAGTTTGCAGAGTTTGAGGATAAAGTTCAACAAACTATTTACGTAACTGCTACACCTGGACCATATGAGCTAGATCTGTGTCCAGAGAAAGTAGAACAAATTATTCGTCCAACAGGTCTACTAGATCCGACGATAGATGTTCGACCGATTGAAGGTCAAATTGACGATTTAATCGATGAAGTTCGTAATCGCATTGCTAAAAATGAGAGAGTACTAATTACTACTCTAACGAAGAAAATGTCTGAAGATTTAACGGATTATTTGAAAGAAATCGGAATTAAGGTTAACTATTTACATTCTGAAATTAAAACGCTTGAACGAATTGAAATTATTCGGGACCTTCGTTTAGGTAAATATGATGTGTTAATTGGTATTAACCTTTTACGTGAAGGTATAGATATTCCTGAAGTTTCATTAGTTGTAATTTTAGATGCAGATAAAGAAGGGTTTTTACGATCTGAACGTTCATTAATTCAAACAATTGGTCGAGCTGCAAGGAATTCTAATGGTCATGTTATAATGTATGCTGATAAAATGACGAATTCGATGGATATTGCTATTAATGAAACAAAACGTCGTCGTGAGATTCAGGAAGAATATAACAAAAAACATGGAATCACTCCAAAAACGATCATTAAGCAAGTACGTGATGTGATTCGCGCTACTTCTGTAGCTGAAGAAGAAGAAGTTTATGAAAACGGCATTAGTGCTAAATATAAGAAAATGAACAAAAAAGAACGTCATTTATTTATTCAATCAATTGAAATGGAAATGAAGGACGCAGCGAAGGCGCTTGATTTTGAACGAGCAACAGAACTTCGTGACTTAATATTAGAATTGAAGTCTGAGAGGTGA
- the uvrA gene encoding excinuclease ABC subunit UvrA gives MNEIIIKGARAHNLKNIDVTIPRNQLVVVTGLSGSGKSSLAFDTIYAEGQRRYVESLSAYARQFLGQMDKPDVDSIEGLSPAISIDQKTTSRNPRSTVGTVTEIYDYLRLLYARIGTPICPNHGIEISSQTVEQMVDRVMEYPERTKIQVLAPVVSGRKGTHVKVFEEIKKQGFVRVRVDGELFDVSDDIELEKNKKHSIEVVIDRIVVKDGVASRLADSLETALKLGEGRVIIDVIGEEELLFSEHHACPLCGFSIGELEPRMFSFNSPFGACHSCDGLGTKLEVDINLVIPNDELTLKENAIAPWESISSMYYPQLLESVCNHYGIDMNIPFKDIPKDQQDKILYGSNGEQIYFKYDNEQGHVREAMIEFEGVISNVERRFKETSSDFIREQMEKYMAQQHCPTCKGHRLRKEALAVFIGGLHVGEVTKMSVKEAFDFFGSLDLTPKQEKIANLILREIRERLGFLVNVGLDYLTLNRAAGTLSGGEAQRIRLATQIGSRLTGVLYILDEPSIGLHQRDNDRLISTLLNMRDIGNTLIVVEHDEDTMLAADYLIDIGPGAGIHGGQVISQGTPHEVMNDQNSLTGKYLSGEKFIPVPLERRKGDGREIKIVGAKENNLKNVSTSFPLGTFVAVTGVSGSGKSTLINEILYKSLAQKLNGSKVRPGEHKEIKGIEQLEKVIDIDQSPIGRTPRSNPATYTGVFDDIRDVYAATNESKVRGYKKGRFSFNVKGGRCEACRGDGIIKIEMHFLPDVYVPCEVCHGKRYNRETLEVKYKDKSISEVLDMTVEYAVSFFENIPKIKRKLQTLNDVGLGYITLGQPATTLSGGEAQRVKLASELHKRTNGRTLYILDEPTTGLHVDDIARLLVVLQRLVDNGDTVLVIEHNLDVIKAADHLIDLGPEGGDKGGTIVATGTPEKLCKVEASHTGKYLKAVLERDKARMEKRLALMET, from the coding sequence ATGAATGAAATAATTATTAAAGGGGCCAGAGCGCATAACTTAAAAAATATCGATGTAACGATTCCTCGTAATCAATTAGTAGTTGTGACTGGTCTATCGGGATCAGGTAAGTCATCTCTAGCATTTGATACGATTTATGCAGAAGGTCAACGTAGATATGTAGAATCATTATCTGCGTATGCTCGTCAGTTTTTAGGTCAAATGGATAAACCGGATGTAGATTCAATCGAAGGACTTTCACCAGCGATTTCAATTGATCAAAAAACGACTAGTCGAAATCCTCGTTCGACCGTTGGAACTGTAACAGAGATCTACGACTATTTGCGTCTTCTTTATGCTCGTATCGGAACTCCAATTTGTCCAAATCATGGGATCGAAATTTCTTCTCAAACAGTAGAACAAATGGTTGATCGTGTAATGGAGTATCCTGAACGAACAAAAATTCAAGTGCTTGCTCCAGTGGTGTCTGGTCGTAAAGGGACACATGTAAAAGTATTTGAAGAAATTAAAAAACAAGGGTTCGTTCGCGTTCGTGTTGATGGTGAGTTATTTGATGTATCTGATGATATAGAATTAGAGAAAAATAAGAAACATTCAATCGAAGTTGTAATTGACCGTATTGTTGTAAAAGATGGTGTAGCATCTCGACTAGCTGATTCTCTTGAAACAGCATTAAAACTAGGAGAAGGTCGAGTTATCATTGATGTAATAGGTGAAGAGGAATTACTATTTAGTGAACATCATGCATGTCCACTGTGTGGTTTCTCAATTGGGGAATTAGAACCGCGTATGTTTTCGTTTAACAGCCCGTTTGGTGCTTGTCATTCATGTGATGGATTAGGAACGAAATTAGAAGTGGATATAAACTTAGTGATCCCAAATGATGAATTAACTCTTAAAGAAAATGCGATCGCACCGTGGGAATCAATTAGCTCGATGTATTATCCTCAATTACTCGAAAGTGTATGTAATCATTACGGAATTGATATGAATATTCCATTTAAAGACATACCAAAAGATCAACAAGATAAAATTCTTTATGGTAGTAATGGAGAACAAATCTATTTTAAATATGATAACGAGCAAGGTCACGTACGTGAAGCAATGATTGAATTTGAAGGTGTTATTTCAAATGTAGAAAGACGTTTTAAGGAAACATCTTCAGATTTTATTCGTGAGCAAATGGAAAAATACATGGCTCAACAACATTGTCCAACTTGTAAAGGGCATCGACTAAGAAAAGAGGCACTTGCTGTATTTATTGGTGGCTTGCATGTTGGAGAAGTAACAAAAATGTCGGTTAAAGAAGCGTTTGATTTCTTTGGATCGCTTGATCTAACGCCAAAACAAGAAAAAATTGCAAATCTAATCCTTCGAGAAATTAGAGAGCGTTTAGGCTTTTTAGTAAATGTAGGTTTAGATTATTTAACATTGAACCGAGCAGCAGGTACATTATCTGGTGGGGAAGCTCAAAGGATTCGTTTAGCGACTCAAATTGGTTCGAGATTAACAGGTGTATTATATATTTTGGATGAGCCATCAATTGGATTACACCAACGTGATAATGATCGTTTAATCTCAACATTGTTAAATATGAGAGACATCGGAAATACATTAATTGTTGTAGAACATGATGAAGATACGATGCTAGCAGCAGATTATTTAATTGATATCGGACCGGGAGCTGGTATTCACGGTGGACAGGTCATTTCGCAAGGAACGCCACATGAAGTAATGAATGATCAAAATTCATTAACAGGGAAGTACTTATCGGGTGAGAAGTTTATTCCTGTACCGCTTGAGCGGAGGAAAGGCGATGGACGTGAAATTAAAATTGTTGGCGCAAAAGAAAACAATTTAAAAAATGTATCAACTTCATTCCCATTAGGTACGTTCGTTGCAGTAACAGGTGTATCAGGATCAGGGAAAAGTACATTAATTAATGAGATTTTATATAAATCATTAGCTCAAAAATTAAATGGGTCGAAAGTACGTCCAGGGGAGCATAAAGAAATAAAAGGGATTGAACAATTGGAGAAGGTTATTGATATTGATCAATCACCAATTGGTCGTACTCCTCGTTCAAATCCGGCTACTTATACTGGTGTATTTGATGATATTCGAGATGTATATGCCGCTACGAATGAGTCGAAAGTTCGCGGTTATAAGAAAGGTCGTTTTAGCTTCAACGTTAAAGGCGGTAGATGTGAAGCATGTCGAGGCGATGGAATCATTAAAATCGAAATGCATTTCCTACCTGATGTTTACGTACCATGTGAGGTTTGTCATGGTAAACGATATAATCGAGAAACTTTAGAAGTTAAGTATAAAGATAAATCGATCTCTGAAGTATTAGATATGACAGTTGAGTATGCAGTTTCATTCTTTGAAAATATTCCTAAGATTAAACGTAAACTTCAAACGTTAAATGATGTAGGTTTAGGTTATATTACATTAGGTCAACCAGCTACTACTTTATCTGGCGGAGAAGCACAACGAGTAAAACTAGCTTCCGAGCTTCATAAACGGACGAATGGAAGAACTTTATATATATTAGATGAACCAACTACAGGGCTTCATGTTGATGATATTGCCCGATTATTAGTTGTTTTACAAAGACTTGTAGATAATGGAGATACTGTACTTGTAATTGAACATAACTTAGATGTCATTAAAGCAGCCGACCATCTAATCGATTTAGGACCAGAAGGTGGAGACAAAGGTGGTACGATCGTAGCAACCGGTACACCAGAGAAACTATGTAAAGTCGAAGCGTCTCATACAGGTAAGTATTTAAAAGCTGTATTAGAACGTGACAAAGCTAGAATGGAAAAAAGATTGGCATTGATGGAAACTTAA
- a CDS encoding PspC domain-containing protein, whose amino-acid sequence MKKLYRSSKDSMLAGVCGGLGKYFNLDSTLIRLLFVILFFVGFGALLFVYLIWIFVVPEEGGVK is encoded by the coding sequence TTGAAAAAACTATATCGATCTTCTAAAGATTCTATGCTTGCTGGTGTTTGTGGTGGATTGGGTAAGTATTTTAATTTGGACAGTACATTAATCCGTTTACTTTTTGTTATATTATTCTTCGTAGGATTTGGAGCACTTCTATTTGTTTATTTAATTTGGATATTTGTTGTTCCAGAAGAAGGTGGCGTGAAATAA
- the hprK gene encoding HPr(Ser) kinase/phosphatase has translation MAKLRTKNLVEYFKLEVISGSTGLNRSINTTDLSRPGIEVAGFFTYYPSDRVQILGKTELTFYHSLTDEEKHNRLRKLCAEDTPCIIVTRGLEIPPELIEAGEETGVPILLSNSKTTKMYSRLTSYLEAKLAPTTALHGVLVDIYGVGVLITGKSGVGKSETALELVKRGHRLVADDSVEIRQTDEDTLIGSSPELIEHLLEIRGLGIINVMTLFGAGSVRNYKRITLNIDLETWDSQKVYDRVGLDDEKLRILDTDISKITLPVRPGRNLAVIIEVAAMNFRLKNMGVNAAQQFADRLEKVIQGGNNVSDLI, from the coding sequence ATGGCTAAATTACGTACAAAGAATTTAGTTGAGTATTTTAAATTAGAGGTCATTAGTGGAAGTACGGGGTTGAATCGTTCGATTAACACGACTGACTTATCTCGCCCAGGGATAGAGGTTGCAGGTTTTTTTACATACTATCCATCTGATCGAGTACAAATATTAGGGAAAACAGAATTAACTTTTTATCATAGCTTAACTGACGAAGAAAAACATAATCGATTAAGAAAACTCTGTGCAGAGGATACGCCTTGTATTATCGTGACACGTGGCTTAGAGATTCCACCAGAATTAATTGAAGCGGGTGAAGAAACTGGCGTACCTATTTTACTCTCAAACAGTAAGACAACTAAAATGTATAGTAGACTTACTAGTTATTTAGAGGCTAAACTTGCTCCAACTACAGCATTACACGGTGTACTAGTAGATATTTACGGTGTCGGTGTATTAATTACTGGTAAAAGTGGAGTAGGTAAAAGTGAAACGGCTCTAGAGTTAGTAAAACGTGGTCATCGATTAGTAGCAGATGATTCAGTAGAGATTCGTCAAACTGATGAGGATACGCTGATTGGTTCATCGCCAGAATTAATTGAGCATTTATTAGAAATTCGTGGATTAGGAATTATTAATGTAATGACTCTTTTCGGAGCAGGGTCTGTTCGTAATTACAAGCGTATTACGTTGAACATTGATTTAGAGACTTGGGATTCCCAAAAAGTTTACGACCGAGTTGGCTTAGATGATGAAAAACTTAGAATATTAGATACAGATATTTCGAAAATCACATTGCCTGTTCGACCAGGTCGAAATTTAGCTGTTATTATTGAAGTAGCAGCGATGAATTTCCGTTTGAAAAATATGGGTGTAAATGCTGCACAACAATTTGCAGATCGTTTAGAGAAAGTAATTCAAGGCGGTAATAATGTTAGTGATTTAATTTAA
- the lgt gene encoding prolipoprotein diacylglyceryl transferase — translation MESNIQPLDKVFLHLGPLSIKWYGVLIGLGVVLGLWLAIRESKRRGIPDDTFLDLILVALPSAIIGARIYYVLFEWSYYSKHVSEIPAIWHGGLAIHGGLIGAFIASYFFAKKRGISFWKLADIAAPSILVGQMLGRWGNFMNQEAHGGPVTRSFLESLHLPTWIINQMYIDGTYYHPTFLYESLWSFLGIIFLLILRRVNLRRGEMFLTYLIWYSVGRFFIEGLRTDSLMLTSTIRMAQFISVVIIILSIIILIYRRVKGLSNERYLDA, via the coding sequence ATGGAGTCAAATATTCAGCCATTAGATAAAGTATTTTTACACTTAGGTCCTCTTTCAATAAAGTGGTATGGGGTATTGATCGGTTTAGGTGTTGTATTAGGTTTATGGTTGGCAATTCGTGAAAGTAAACGACGTGGAATACCTGATGATACATTTTTGGATCTAATTTTAGTAGCTCTACCTTCAGCCATTATAGGGGCAAGAATTTATTATGTACTCTTTGAATGGAGCTACTATTCTAAGCATGTTAGTGAAATACCGGCTATATGGCATGGTGGATTAGCTATTCACGGTGGTTTAATAGGAGCATTTATTGCTAGTTACTTCTTTGCAAAGAAAAGAGGCATTTCATTTTGGAAGCTTGCCGATATCGCAGCACCAAGTATTTTAGTAGGCCAAATGCTTGGTCGTTGGGGAAACTTCATGAACCAAGAGGCTCATGGAGGTCCAGTAACTAGATCATTCTTAGAAAGTCTTCATTTACCTACTTGGATTATTAATCAAATGTATATTGATGGAACGTATTATCATCCAACGTTTTTATATGAATCATTATGGAGTTTTTTAGGGATTATTTTCTTACTAATTTTAAGAAGAGTGAATTTAAGACGTGGTGAAATGTTTTTAACTTATTTAATTTGGTACTCGGTTGGTCGTTTCTTTATTGAAGGACTAAGAACAGATAGTTTAATGTTAACAAGTACAATTAGAATGGCTCAATTTATTTCTGTCGTAATAATCATACTATCTATTATTATTCTTATATATCGTAGAGTTAAAGGATTATCGAATGAGCGTTATTTAGACGCATAA
- a CDS encoding phage holin family protein: MRWLFSLAINSLVFIVVAGFLQPDFYVKNIPTAIIAALVLSILNTIIRPILIFITLPVTIFTMGLFLFIINAFTLEITDYLLGDALRVNGFGTAIIASILISTFSMLIQYFVFGSKDKKKHSHR, from the coding sequence ATGAGATGGTTATTTTCATTAGCTATTAATAGCTTAGTTTTTATTGTAGTAGCAGGATTTCTGCAACCAGATTTTTATGTGAAAAATATTCCAACGGCTATCATTGCTGCGTTGGTGTTATCGATCTTAAATACAATTATTCGCCCAATCTTAATATTCATAACTTTACCTGTAACCATTTTTACAATGGGATTATTCCTGTTTATTATTAATGCATTTACACTTGAAATTACTGATTATTTATTAGGGGATGCCTTACGAGTAAATGGTTTTGGAACTGCTATTATCGCATCGATTCTAATTAGTACATTCAGTATGTTAATTCAATATTTTGTGTTTGGTTCAAAGGACAAAAAAAAGCATAGTCATCGGTAG
- a CDS encoding nucleoside recognition domain-containing protein, which translates to METLKRGLLVGLQTSWKIGKIIFPISFILTIIKETALMDWFVNILEPLMSFIGLKGDAALVLVLGNVLNLYAALGAMLPMDLTVKEALILAVMLSFSHNLFVETTVATAVGVRASFVVLVRIGFAIISAICIHFFWSGGTEIVHKGIAVAESVNQSGWDIVYNAIISSLIGILNLIKIVFPLMLVIQIAKDFGWMNYITKALSPFTKLIGVEAKAGVTLAAGLFFGLAFGAGVMIQAVKEDGVSKRDLYLVFLFLVACHAVVEDTLLFIPLGIPVLYLFLIRFFVALVVTCIVARIVGRVGRRTESSLKAEVK; encoded by the coding sequence TTGGAAACTTTAAAGAGAGGGTTACTTGTTGGTTTACAAACTTCTTGGAAAATAGGGAAAATAATTTTCCCTATTTCTTTCATTTTAACGATTATTAAAGAAACTGCACTAATGGACTGGTTTGTTAATATTCTTGAACCATTAATGAGTTTTATCGGTTTAAAGGGAGATGCAGCATTAGTATTAGTTTTAGGAAATGTTTTAAATCTATATGCAGCTCTTGGAGCAATGCTACCGATGGATTTAACTGTCAAGGAGGCATTGATTCTGGCAGTTATGTTAAGTTTTTCTCATAATCTATTTGTTGAAACGACAGTAGCTACTGCTGTAGGAGTTCGAGCATCTTTTGTCGTATTAGTAAGGATTGGATTTGCAATTATATCCGCAATTTGTATCCATTTCTTTTGGTCTGGTGGAACAGAAATTGTTCATAAAGGTATTGCCGTTGCAGAAAGCGTTAACCAGTCAGGATGGGATATCGTTTATAATGCCATCATCTCGTCATTAATCGGTATTTTAAACCTTATTAAAATTGTTTTTCCATTAATGCTAGTTATTCAAATTGCAAAAGATTTTGGGTGGATGAATTATATAACCAAAGCATTATCTCCATTTACTAAATTAATCGGTGTTGAAGCAAAAGCAGGAGTTACATTAGCTGCGGGATTGTTTTTTGGATTAGCTTTTGGAGCAGGTGTTATGATTCAAGCTGTTAAAGAAGATGGTGTTTCGAAACGAGATTTATACCTTGTTTTCTTATTTTTAGTAGCTTGTCATGCTGTAGTAGAAGATACACTTCTCTTCATTCCTTTAGGGATTCCAGTTTTATACTTATTTTTAATTCGTTTCTTTGTCGCATTAGTTGTTACTTGTATAGTTGCAAGAATCGTAGGAAGAGTAGGTAGAAGAACTGAATCAAGTTTAAAAGCTGAAGTGAAATAG